One Limibacter armeniacum DNA window includes the following coding sequences:
- a CDS encoding RagB/SusD family nutrient uptake outer membrane protein: MKKLLYAVMAAATLFSCDNQLEQVNPNVPTLASHWQTQEQAFAGVTAIYNGLITDGAYMRTFPAFSDNRGDDFQGDSPAVYLELGGQFTIPETAGEVQWIWRDHYILVFRSNQVLTYVSEMGEEVLDPDLKNRLLGQAYFLRGLAYYNLAITFKQVPVITELPKDDNDYYPETASEEVLWNQIYSDLSMAQDLLPVSYKNVSGADQGQVGRATKGAAIGLLGKAYVYRQQWEDAKVEFEKLISGDLAGTYSLVANYRDNFSEVNENNSESLFEVQFSTTTGSIWNWTGEPNSNWKQINGLGVSYAMDGKGWADYLPTRWIYNEYKQERTVDGELDPRLLTTIASYEPEANSVLAYGEPWPFATDAIYPRKYTNDGLGASTDLAMEATGGINYRVLRYADILMLYAETLNELGNTAGAYQYIQQVRDRVKLPDLATTKPDMTQEQMRDQIAHERALEFAIEGNRIHDIIRWGWLYKPEKLSLLKEHDSDFNTWVAGKEYLPIPQSELNNNKNLSPNSAN; this comes from the coding sequence ATGAAAAAATTACTATATGCGGTTATGGCAGCAGCGACATTGTTTAGCTGTGATAACCAACTGGAGCAGGTCAACCCCAATGTACCAACATTAGCATCTCACTGGCAAACACAAGAACAAGCGTTTGCAGGGGTGACAGCAATTTACAATGGTTTAATTACCGATGGAGCCTATATGAGAACATTCCCGGCTTTTTCTGATAACAGAGGGGATGATTTCCAAGGGGATAGCCCTGCTGTCTATCTTGAGCTAGGTGGACAGTTCACTATTCCGGAAACAGCTGGTGAAGTGCAATGGATTTGGAGAGACCATTACATTTTGGTATTCCGTTCGAATCAGGTACTTACTTATGTTTCTGAAATGGGTGAGGAGGTATTGGATCCAGACTTGAAAAACCGTTTACTGGGACAGGCTTACTTCCTGAGAGGACTAGCTTATTATAACCTGGCGATTACGTTTAAGCAAGTGCCAGTGATCACTGAGCTTCCTAAGGATGATAACGATTACTACCCTGAAACAGCTTCAGAGGAAGTATTGTGGAACCAGATCTACAGCGACTTGAGCATGGCGCAGGATTTATTGCCGGTGTCTTATAAAAATGTATCAGGTGCGGATCAAGGACAGGTTGGTAGAGCAACGAAAGGTGCAGCAATTGGCTTGTTAGGAAAAGCGTATGTCTACAGACAACAGTGGGAAGATGCAAAGGTAGAGTTTGAAAAGTTGATCTCAGGTGATTTGGCTGGTACTTACTCTTTGGTTGCCAATTACCGTGACAACTTCTCGGAAGTAAACGAGAATAACTCAGAGTCTTTATTTGAGGTACAATTCTCAACAACAACAGGTTCTATTTGGAACTGGACAGGAGAGCCTAACTCTAACTGGAAACAGATCAATGGCTTGGGTGTTAGCTATGCCATGGATGGCAAAGGTTGGGCAGATTACTTGCCTACCCGTTGGATTTACAATGAATATAAGCAAGAGCGTACAGTGGATGGAGAGCTAGACCCTCGTTTGCTGACAACCATCGCTTCCTATGAGCCGGAAGCCAACTCTGTATTGGCTTATGGTGAGCCTTGGCCATTTGCTACAGATGCCATCTACCCAAGAAAATACACCAATGATGGTTTGGGTGCATCTACAGACCTTGCAATGGAAGCTACTGGGGGTATCAACTATAGAGTACTTCGCTATGCAGATATCCTGATGCTTTATGCAGAGACGTTGAATGAGTTGGGAAATACAGCAGGGGCTTACCAATATATCCAGCAAGTAAGGGACAGGGTAAAACTTCCTGATTTGGCGACTACCAAACCTGATATGACACAGGAGCAGATGAGAGATCAGATAGCCCATGAAAGAGCGTTGGAGTTTGCCATCGAAGGAAACCGTATCCATGATATCATTCGTTGGGGATGGTTGTACAAGCCTGAAAAGCTCTCCCTTCTTAAAGAGCATGACAGTGACTTTAACACTTGGGTAGCAGGTAAAGAATACTTGCCTATTCCTCAGTCTGAGCTGAACAACAACAAAAACCTCTCTCCTAATTCAGCAAACTAA
- a CDS encoding arabinan endo-1,5-alpha-L-arabinosidase: MKYISKIAFLGLAGLLSLSGCVEQPEEYLTEIDPAVFEPKPFDIDNYSDTYGGIASWQFSFQWGPYNLHDPSIVKGDDGWYYCYSTDVAYGQSIRPGIMVRKSQDLVDWKFVGQAIDGLPQQAVDYIEGKGATANEGIWAPYIMKVGGEYRLYYSLASDGFRVSAIGLLTASSPEGPWVEKGLAVVSETDGPGTNAIDPTVVVTPAGDHYMYYGSAWDGLFVVQLDPATGLAATAGDKGKLIVRRGQTDGMYNGNLEGPEIIYNKEHDKYYLFVAYDWLATKYNVRVFRADSPEGPFLDWDGVPADEPHDNNAPMILAPYAFEGHAGWQGTAHCSVFEGVDGEYFMANQGRPVVDPAAMVMHVRKVMWTEEGWPMVSPERYANVPNDPVTKEELVGSYDQLLNLYTTVPGYGNEQTDPGINGSFISNLLADGTINGDPNNTWEYNAPWLELKWANGAFIDKMHVSRERDWERKISSTVVMTGFNGGGLSIWFKKRPVE; this comes from the coding sequence ATGAAATATATATCAAAGATTGCGTTTTTGGGTCTTGCGGGGCTCTTGAGCTTGAGTGGTTGTGTGGAGCAGCCAGAAGAATATCTAACGGAAATAGACCCGGCTGTTTTTGAGCCTAAGCCATTTGATATTGACAATTATAGCGATACGTATGGAGGTATTGCTTCTTGGCAATTCTCCTTCCAATGGGGACCCTACAATTTGCATGACCCTTCAATCGTCAAGGGGGATGACGGGTGGTACTATTGCTATAGTACAGATGTAGCTTACGGACAGTCAATTCGTCCGGGTATTATGGTTCGAAAATCTCAGGACCTTGTTGACTGGAAGTTTGTAGGACAAGCAATTGATGGTTTGCCACAACAAGCAGTAGACTATATCGAAGGAAAAGGTGCTACAGCGAATGAAGGTATCTGGGCTCCTTATATTATGAAAGTAGGGGGAGAATACAGGTTGTACTATTCGTTAGCCTCTGATGGGTTTAGAGTAAGTGCAATTGGTTTGTTGACCGCTTCTTCGCCGGAAGGACCTTGGGTAGAAAAAGGTTTGGCAGTAGTGTCAGAGACGGATGGACCAGGTACAAATGCCATTGACCCTACAGTAGTGGTTACTCCTGCTGGAGATCATTATATGTATTATGGTTCTGCTTGGGATGGACTATTTGTTGTACAACTAGATCCTGCTACAGGTTTGGCTGCAACTGCTGGAGACAAAGGCAAGCTGATTGTAAGAAGAGGTCAGACAGATGGCATGTACAATGGTAATTTGGAAGGACCAGAGATCATCTATAACAAAGAACATGATAAGTATTACCTGTTTGTGGCATATGACTGGTTGGCTACCAAATACAATGTGCGTGTTTTCAGAGCAGACAGTCCTGAAGGTCCATTCCTTGACTGGGATGGTGTACCGGCTGATGAGCCACATGACAACAATGCACCGATGATCTTGGCTCCGTACGCTTTTGAAGGGCATGCAGGATGGCAAGGAACAGCACACTGTAGTGTATTTGAAGGGGTTGATGGAGAATACTTTATGGCAAATCAGGGTAGACCTGTGGTAGACCCTGCTGCAATGGTAATGCACGTACGTAAGGTAATGTGGACAGAAGAAGGATGGCCGATGGTTTCTCCTGAGCGTTATGCCAACGTACCAAACGATCCGGTTACTAAAGAAGAATTGGTAGGTAGCTATGACCAGCTGCTTAACCTTTACACAACGGTACCTGGTTATGGCAACGAGCAGACAGATCCAGGCATCAACGGATCTTTTATCTCTAACCTGCTGGCAGATGGTACGATCAATGGTGACCCAAATAACACTTGGGAGTATAATGCACCTTGGTTAGAGTTAAAATGGGCAAATGGAGCATTTATCGATAAAATGCACGTTTCCCGTGAAAGAGACTGGGAGCGTAAGATTTCCTCTACTGTTGTAATGACAGGATTTAACGGAGGTGGTTTGTCTATTTGGTTTAAGAAGAGACCAGTAGAGTAG